A window of the Pogona vitticeps strain Pit_001003342236 chromosome 4, PviZW2.1, whole genome shotgun sequence genome harbors these coding sequences:
- the LOC110090907 gene encoding BPI fold-containing family B member 3, with protein MKMLTFWAGLLLCGLLPSSQSTGGLPASSLVELDINALQNALGTSMGQDNLLGNLVGQVLGGGGGGGEGLLGNILGGGGGGGLLGNNGLLGTGLLGGNGGLLGGNGGLLGGNGGLLGGNEGLIGLKIVSASPLQLSLTVMPPNKIGISLSTNLKIKANLLGGQLLELDVAVNITGSSRLVQDPNQPARIVASDDCNVQIKLGSSLLSGLINTVSNVLNNALPAVLCPVLTLATGLLNGLIGTVDGVHPVEGVGSVEYLLGSILQSSGDKLMLDLDVGLLDSSGNKVPLPPMNSITLPPTRPGDHTSRVLLNTELISSLIDLHVKKGSFNRDITGEGSSSLAASALQSVLPEGTLPANSVLKVSINTGETPLVTVENTDINVKLPVDVTVSAQTDSGLVPLFAADADIDLKGRIKVTGDTVGVNLSLERLSVRVSSSQIGDIDANLLKDSLLNLLRNDYLPSLNGMLSNILPLPHFGNMDYASGAVGSAGNAISVDLLPVAAK; from the exons ATGAAGATGCTTACGTTCTGGGCCGGTCTTCTCCTCTGTGgtctcctgccttcctcccaaAGCACAGGGGGACTTCCAGCTTCTTCTTTAGTTGAGTTGGACATTAATGCTCTGCAGAACG CCCTTGGAACATCAATGGGCCAAGATAATCTACTGGGCAACCTTGTGGGACAAgtacttggaggaggaggaggaggaggagaaggtctACTTGGAAACatcctgggaggaggaggaggaggaggtctacTTGGAAACAACGGTCTGCTCGGTACTGGTCTCCTTGGAGGCAATGGAGGTCTCCTTGGAGGCAATGGAGGTCTCCTTGGAGGCAATGGAGGTCTCCTTGGAGGCAATGAAGGTCTCATTGG CTTGAAGATTGTATCTGCGTCACCTCTACAGCTTTCCTTGACTGTAATGCCACCCAATAAGATTGGAATCAGCCTCAGCACCAACCTGAAAATCAAGGCCAATTT GCTCGGGGGTCAGCTGCTGGAGCTCGACGTGGCCGTGAACATCACAGGAAGTAGCCGACTGGTGCAAGACCCAAATCAGCCTGCTCGGATTGTTGCATCAGATGACTGCAATGTCCAAATCAAGCTTGGGTCCAG TTTGCTCTCTGGGCTCATCAATACGGTCTCGAATGTCTTGAACAACGCCCTCCCTGCTGTG CTCTGTCCAGTTCTGACTTTGGCCACGGGTTTGTTGAACGGTCTTATTGGCACTGTTGACG GTGTGCATCCTGTGGAGGGTGTCGGATCAGTGGAGTACCTTCTGGGCAGCATTCTCCAGTCCAGTGGGGATAAACTCATGCTGGACCTGGAC GTGGGACTTCTCGATTCTTCAGGCAACAAAGTTCCGCTTCCCCCAATGAACTCCATTACTCTGCCTCCAACTCGGCCTGGGGACCACACCTCCAGAGTGCTTTTGAATACAGAACTTATTTCCTCTTTGATTGATCTGCATGTGAAGAAAGGATCCTTCAACAGAGACATCACAGGAGAG GGGTCTTCTTCGCTGGCCGCCTCTGCGCTTCAGTCCGTGCTACCTGAG GGGACTCTTCCAGCTAATTCGGTTCTGAAGGTCTCCATTAACACTGGCGAAACTCCACTAGTGACAGTGGAGAATACAGATATCAACGTAAAACTTCCTGTTGATGTTACTGTGTCAGCCCAAACAGACAGTGGTCTTGTGCCCCTCTTTGCGGCGGATGCG GACATCGACCTGAAGGGACGCATAAAAGTTACAGGAGATACTGTGGGCGTCAACCTTTCTTTGGAGAG gcTCTCCGTCAGAGTCTCTTCTTCTCAAATTGGCGACATTGAT GCGAATCTCCTCAAAGATTCTCTCCTAAACCTTCTCAGAAACGATTACCTCCCATCATTGAATG GTATGCTGAGCAATATACTCCCCCTCCCTCATTTCGGGAACATGGACTATGCCAGTGGTGCCGTCGGCAGTGCTGGG AATGCAATTTCAGTCGACCTGCTTCCAGTAGCTGCAAAATGA